In Bombus affinis isolate iyBomAffi1 chromosome 11, iyBomAffi1.2, whole genome shotgun sequence, one genomic interval encodes:
- the LOC126921964 gene encoding zinc finger protein 25-like isoform X1 — MEEIMEIVKVENAVFLEDTALENLFDSENVQETIIMSAEQGESTDTTVIAHDGQIIQIITDYECVTCHRIFQSQDMLKEHLDICREEDDSNILQLRSLENYESDDEEKDNNPDYINNSNMEDDSSNNKKNYNDKPIIIPVPDTQCHCCAEDLSTAHSGGEFKCQHCNLSFKKKSSLERHIVVIHWQCDSCTCKDCGQSFRDKKSLNKHRYTTHADKKIFRCEPCDTYFSRMYHLNRHIMQSGCHGNILNTYSCQVCQKIFTRKDNLREHLRTHAGTPQRQKKPCRYCPKEFFTNQQLLIHERVHTGERPVQCDLCPKSFLSSLALKKHRRVHTGEKPFECQYCQKKFAARETLNRHQRTHTGEKPHVCQYCSKSFIQAAQLRAHIFHHTGENGFYCEVCGKAFSRKARLNVHKKFVHEGATPFACQMCEKKFIRKEDLVKHVILHTGVKAYKCDKCTKAFSTKSSLQAHLNTHRREPPQSCVECNRVFIRQDCLMRHIKAKHRDLLEEVMDEVEKKNLQIQLYNIATVAAEKTKKGESTQFSTEELLKAIADLLKILIDDDTLQLFGWPDAPIEDIVQAVIRRCGHEPLTSECRLPFDERLRENIKCLFMVVIEDNMVKSLLTRKTIDDVIVHILKLSKEANL, encoded by the exons ATGGAAGAAATAATGG AAATCGTGAAAGTTGAGAATGCAGTGTTCTTAGAAGATACAGCGCTAGAAAATTTAtttg ATTCAGAAAACGTACAAGAAACTATTATAATGTCTGCTGAACAAGGAGAATCCACTGACACAACAG TTATTGCTCATGACGgtcaaattatacaaattataacaGATTATGAATGTGTTACATGTCATCGTATCTTTCAATCACAAGAT ATGCTAAAGGAACATTTAGACATATGTAGAGAAGAAGACGATTCCAACATTTTACAGTTAAGGAGTCTTGAGAATTATGAGTCAGATGATGAAGAGAAAGATAATAATCCAGACTATATTAATAATTCCAATATGGaag ATGACAGTtccaataataaaaaaaattataatgatAAGCCAATAATTATACCTGTACCTGATACACAATGTCATTGCTGTGCTGAAGATTTAAGCACTGCACACAGTGGTGGTGAATTTAAATGTCAACACTGTAACCtatcatttaaaaagaaatcatCCTTAGAAAGACACATTGTGGTAATTCATTGGCAGTGTGATTCATGTACCTGCAAAGATTGTGGACAATCATTTCGTGATAAGAAGTCACTAAACAAACATCGTTATACTACTCATGCTGACAAAAAAATTTTCAG ATGTGAGCCTTGCGATACTTATTTTTCACGAATGTATCATTTAAATCGCCATATAATGCAATCTGGATGTCATGGAAATATTCTTAATACATATAGTTGTCAA GTTTGCCAAAAAATTTTCACTCGGAAGGATAATTTACGTGAACATTTACGAACTCACGCTGGAACTCCTCAAAGACAAAAGAAACCTTGTAGATATTGTCCTAAGGAATTTTTTACTAACCAACAATTGTTAATTCACGAACGTGTACACACAGGAGAACGACCAGTTCAATGCGATTTATGCCCAAAGTCTTTTCTATCTTCTCTTGCATTAAAGAAACATAGACGTGTACATACAGGAGAAAAACCATTTGAATGCCAATAT TGTCAAAAAAAGTTTGCTGCTCGGGAAACTTTAAATCGTCACCAAAGAACTCATACTGGTGAAAAACCTCATGTTTGTCAATATTGCTCTAAATCATTTATTCAGGCTGCTCAATTGAGAGCACATATATTTCATCATACTGGTGAAAATGGTTTTTACTGTGAGGTATGTGGGAAAGCATTTAGTAGAAAAGCTCGGTTAAATGTTCACAAAAAATTTGTTCATGAAGGAGCCACCCCATTTGCATGTCAAATGTGTGAAAAAAAATTTATAAGAAAAGAAGATCTGGTTAAACATGTAATACTTCATACAGGAGTGAAAG CATATAAATGTGATAAATGTACAAAAGCTTTTTCTACAAAATCTTCCTTACAAGCTCACTTAAATACTCATAGACGAGAACCACCACAATCTTGTGTTGAATGTAATAGAGTTTTCATACGTCAAGATTGTTTAATGAGGCACATTAAAGCAAAACACCGTGATCTATTAGAAGAAGTAATGGATGAagtcgaaaaaaagaatttacaAATACAATTATATAACATTGCAACAGTTGCTGCAGAGAAAACAAAGAAAGGAGAGTCTACTCAATTTTCCACTGAAGAATTGTTAAAAGCCATAGCTGAtcttttgaaaatattaattgatGATGATACTCTTCAG CTCTTTGGTTGGCCTGATGCCCCTATTGAAGATATTGTACAAGCTGTAATTAGACGATGTGGGCATGAACCATTAACATCAGAATGTAGATTACCTTTTGATGAAAGATTAAGGGAAAACATAAAGTGTTTATTTATGGTTGTTATAGAAGATAATATGGTAAAATCTCTTTTAACAAGAAAGACAATAGATGacgtaattgtacatatttTGAAACTTTCAAAGGAAGCAAATTTATAG
- the LOC126922001 gene encoding signal recognition particle 14 kDa protein, producing the protein MVLLENDTFLVELTRLFDKSRLSGSVVLTIKRFNGHNKPVPREGRPALPTPTEFLCLVRATLRSKKISTVIHSKDVNKFQQAYWNLLKSNINGLKKLKKVKSAKPKVH; encoded by the exons ATGGTTCTACTAGAAAATGATACG TTTTTAGTGGAATTAACACGACTTTTCGATAAATCTCGACTTTCTGGTTCTGTAGTACTTACTATTAAAAGAT TTAATGGACACAACAAACCAGTGCCAAGAGAAGGCAGGCCTGCGTTACCAACACCAACTGAATTTCTTTGTTTAGTAAGAGCTACATTAAGATCCAAAAAGATTTCTACTGTT ATACATTCTAAGGACGTAAATAAGTTCCAACAGGCATATTGGAATTTGTTAAAGTCAAATATCAATGGCCTTAAGAAACTAAAAAAGGTTAAATCTGCAAAACCTAAAGTTCATTAA
- the LOC126921972 gene encoding EH domain-containing protein 1 isoform X2, translated as MEWFAERVDRIILLFDAHKLDISDEFRRLIEALRGHDDKIRIVLNKADMIDHQQLMRVYGALMWSLGKVLQTPEVARVYIGSFWDQPLRYDVNKRLFEDEEQDLFKDMQSLPRNAALRKLNDLIKRARLAKVHAYIISALRKDMPSVFGKDTKKKELIKNLGQIYDQIQREQQISPGDFPDLKKMQESLAHHDFSKFNTLKPKLLEVVDNMLVKDIAQLMSMIPHEEIGTTSDSLVKGGAFEGVEDQVSPFGYKRGEGIDAGAGEPEWIVNKERYKYNLMFEKLGPCDGKITGAAAKSEMVKSKLPNNVLGRIWKLSDIDKDGFLDSEEFALAMHLIHVKLEGYDLPAELPDHLVPPSKRDT; from the exons ATGGAATGGTTTGCTGAACGAGTAGACAGGATCATTCTACTGTTTGACGCACATAAGCTTGACATCTCTGATGAATTCAGAAGATTAATCGAGGCATTACGCGGTCATGATGATAAAATTAGAATTGTACTCAATAAAGCTGATATGATCGATCATCAACAACTCATGAGAGTATATGGAGCATTGATGtggtccttgggaaaagttttACAAACTCCTGAAGTAGCTAGGGTATATATTGGTTCATTTTGGGATCAGCCTTTAAGATATGATGTAAATAAACG gCTATTCGAAGACGAGGAACAAGATTTATTCAAAGATATGCAATCGTTACCTAGAAACGCGGCACTTAGAAAGCTCAACGACTTGATTAAACGTGCACGGTTAGCAAAG GTGCATGCTTATATAATCAGTGCTTTAAGAAAAGATATGCCTAGTGTGTTCGGTAAAGATACCAAAAAGAAAGAACTTATCAAAAATTTGGGCCAAATTTATGATCAAATACAAAGGGAACAACAAATTTCACCTGGTGACTTTCCAGATTTGAAAAAGATGCAAGAGTCCTTAGCTCACCATGATTTTAGTAAATTTAACACTTTGAAGCCTAAACTCTTAGAAGTGGTTGATAATATGCTGGTTAAAGATATTGCCCAACTCATGAGTATGATCCCTCATGAAGAAATTGGCACAACATCAGATTCACTCGTTAAAG GCGGTGCATTCGAAGGCGTGGAAGATCAAGTGAGTCCATTCGGATATAAACGAGGTGAGGGTATCGATGCTGGCGCAGGTGAACCAGAATGGATTGTCAATAAGGAAAgatataaatacaatttaatgtTTGAAAAACTTGGTCCATGTGATGGAAAAATCACAGGAGCAG CGGCAAAATCGGAAATGGTAAAATCAAAATTACCAAACAATGTACTTGGCAGAATTTGGAAGTTATCTGATATTGACAAAGATGGATTTTTGGACTCCGAAGAATTTGCTTTAGCAATGCATTTGATTCATGTAAAACTCGAAGGTTACGACCTACCTGCAGAATTACCAGATCATTTGGTACCACCATCGAAGCGAGATACATAA
- the LOC126921972 gene encoding EH domain-containing protein 3 isoform X1, with protein MFSWLSRVESGKQDLFENVADGLKKIYKSKLLPLEQHYQFQDFHSPQLDDPDFDAKPMILLVGQYSTGKTTFIKYLLERDFPGIRIGPEPTTDRFIAVMYNENERVIPGNALVVDPNKQFRPLSKFGNAFLNRFQCSTVASPVLKGISIVDTPGILSGEKQRVDRGYDFTGVMEWFAERVDRIILLFDAHKLDISDEFRRLIEALRGHDDKIRIVLNKADMIDHQQLMRVYGALMWSLGKVLQTPEVARVYIGSFWDQPLRYDVNKRLFEDEEQDLFKDMQSLPRNAALRKLNDLIKRARLAKVHAYIISALRKDMPSVFGKDTKKKELIKNLGQIYDQIQREQQISPGDFPDLKKMQESLAHHDFSKFNTLKPKLLEVVDNMLVKDIAQLMSMIPHEEIGTTSDSLVKGGAFEGVEDQVSPFGYKRGEGIDAGAGEPEWIVNKERYKYNLMFEKLGPCDGKITGAAAKSEMVKSKLPNNVLGRIWKLSDIDKDGFLDSEEFALAMHLIHVKLEGYDLPAELPDHLVPPSKRDT; from the exons ATGTTTAGCTGGTTAAGCCGAGTAGAAAGCGGAAAACAGGATCTCTTTGAAAATGTTGCTGATGGccttaaaaaaatatacaaatctaaattattgcCACTTGAGCAACATTACCAATTTCAAGATTTTCATTCGCCTCAACTTGATGATCCGGATTTTGATGCAAAACCCATGATCCTTTTGGTGGGTCAATACTCTACTGGAAAAACTACTTTCATCAAGTATTTGCTAGAACGAGACTTTCCTGGAATAAGAATCGGACCTGAACCAACAACAGATCGCTTCATTGCAGTTATGTACAATGAGAATGAGCGTGTGATCCCTGGAAATGCTTTAGTTGTTGATCCAAACAAGCAATTTCGTCCTCTTTCCAAATTTGGGAATgcttttcttaatagatttcaatGTTCTACTGTTGCGTCTCCTGTTTTAAAAGGCATATCTATAGTCGATACACCTGGTATCCTATCAGGCGAGAAGCAAAGG GTTGATAGAGGTTATGATTTTACTGGTGTTATGGAATGGTTTGCTGAACGAGTAGACAGGATCATTCTACTGTTTGACGCACATAAGCTTGACATCTCTGATGAATTCAGAAGATTAATCGAGGCATTACGCGGTCATGATGATAAAATTAGAATTGTACTCAATAAAGCTGATATGATCGATCATCAACAACTCATGAGAGTATATGGAGCATTGATGtggtccttgggaaaagttttACAAACTCCTGAAGTAGCTAGGGTATATATTGGTTCATTTTGGGATCAGCCTTTAAGATATGATGTAAATAAACG gCTATTCGAAGACGAGGAACAAGATTTATTCAAAGATATGCAATCGTTACCTAGAAACGCGGCACTTAGAAAGCTCAACGACTTGATTAAACGTGCACGGTTAGCAAAG GTGCATGCTTATATAATCAGTGCTTTAAGAAAAGATATGCCTAGTGTGTTCGGTAAAGATACCAAAAAGAAAGAACTTATCAAAAATTTGGGCCAAATTTATGATCAAATACAAAGGGAACAACAAATTTCACCTGGTGACTTTCCAGATTTGAAAAAGATGCAAGAGTCCTTAGCTCACCATGATTTTAGTAAATTTAACACTTTGAAGCCTAAACTCTTAGAAGTGGTTGATAATATGCTGGTTAAAGATATTGCCCAACTCATGAGTATGATCCCTCATGAAGAAATTGGCACAACATCAGATTCACTCGTTAAAG GCGGTGCATTCGAAGGCGTGGAAGATCAAGTGAGTCCATTCGGATATAAACGAGGTGAGGGTATCGATGCTGGCGCAGGTGAACCAGAATGGATTGTCAATAAGGAAAgatataaatacaatttaatgtTTGAAAAACTTGGTCCATGTGATGGAAAAATCACAGGAGCAG CGGCAAAATCGGAAATGGTAAAATCAAAATTACCAAACAATGTACTTGGCAGAATTTGGAAGTTATCTGATATTGACAAAGATGGATTTTTGGACTCCGAAGAATTTGCTTTAGCAATGCATTTGATTCATGTAAAACTCGAAGGTTACGACCTACCTGCAGAATTACCAGATCATTTGGTACCACCATCGAAGCGAGATACATAA
- the LOC126921964 gene encoding zinc finger protein 25-like isoform X2: protein MLKEHLDICREEDDSNILQLRSLENYESDDEEKDNNPDYINNSNMEDDSSNNKKNYNDKPIIIPVPDTQCHCCAEDLSTAHSGGEFKCQHCNLSFKKKSSLERHIVVIHWQCDSCTCKDCGQSFRDKKSLNKHRYTTHADKKIFRCEPCDTYFSRMYHLNRHIMQSGCHGNILNTYSCQVCQKIFTRKDNLREHLRTHAGTPQRQKKPCRYCPKEFFTNQQLLIHERVHTGERPVQCDLCPKSFLSSLALKKHRRVHTGEKPFECQYCQKKFAARETLNRHQRTHTGEKPHVCQYCSKSFIQAAQLRAHIFHHTGENGFYCEVCGKAFSRKARLNVHKKFVHEGATPFACQMCEKKFIRKEDLVKHVILHTGVKAYKCDKCTKAFSTKSSLQAHLNTHRREPPQSCVECNRVFIRQDCLMRHIKAKHRDLLEEVMDEVEKKNLQIQLYNIATVAAEKTKKGESTQFSTEELLKAIADLLKILIDDDTLQLFGWPDAPIEDIVQAVIRRCGHEPLTSECRLPFDERLRENIKCLFMVVIEDNMVKSLLTRKTIDDVIVHILKLSKEANL, encoded by the exons ATGCTAAAGGAACATTTAGACATATGTAGAGAAGAAGACGATTCCAACATTTTACAGTTAAGGAGTCTTGAGAATTATGAGTCAGATGATGAAGAGAAAGATAATAATCCAGACTATATTAATAATTCCAATATGGaag ATGACAGTtccaataataaaaaaaattataatgatAAGCCAATAATTATACCTGTACCTGATACACAATGTCATTGCTGTGCTGAAGATTTAAGCACTGCACACAGTGGTGGTGAATTTAAATGTCAACACTGTAACCtatcatttaaaaagaaatcatCCTTAGAAAGACACATTGTGGTAATTCATTGGCAGTGTGATTCATGTACCTGCAAAGATTGTGGACAATCATTTCGTGATAAGAAGTCACTAAACAAACATCGTTATACTACTCATGCTGACAAAAAAATTTTCAG ATGTGAGCCTTGCGATACTTATTTTTCACGAATGTATCATTTAAATCGCCATATAATGCAATCTGGATGTCATGGAAATATTCTTAATACATATAGTTGTCAA GTTTGCCAAAAAATTTTCACTCGGAAGGATAATTTACGTGAACATTTACGAACTCACGCTGGAACTCCTCAAAGACAAAAGAAACCTTGTAGATATTGTCCTAAGGAATTTTTTACTAACCAACAATTGTTAATTCACGAACGTGTACACACAGGAGAACGACCAGTTCAATGCGATTTATGCCCAAAGTCTTTTCTATCTTCTCTTGCATTAAAGAAACATAGACGTGTACATACAGGAGAAAAACCATTTGAATGCCAATAT TGTCAAAAAAAGTTTGCTGCTCGGGAAACTTTAAATCGTCACCAAAGAACTCATACTGGTGAAAAACCTCATGTTTGTCAATATTGCTCTAAATCATTTATTCAGGCTGCTCAATTGAGAGCACATATATTTCATCATACTGGTGAAAATGGTTTTTACTGTGAGGTATGTGGGAAAGCATTTAGTAGAAAAGCTCGGTTAAATGTTCACAAAAAATTTGTTCATGAAGGAGCCACCCCATTTGCATGTCAAATGTGTGAAAAAAAATTTATAAGAAAAGAAGATCTGGTTAAACATGTAATACTTCATACAGGAGTGAAAG CATATAAATGTGATAAATGTACAAAAGCTTTTTCTACAAAATCTTCCTTACAAGCTCACTTAAATACTCATAGACGAGAACCACCACAATCTTGTGTTGAATGTAATAGAGTTTTCATACGTCAAGATTGTTTAATGAGGCACATTAAAGCAAAACACCGTGATCTATTAGAAGAAGTAATGGATGAagtcgaaaaaaagaatttacaAATACAATTATATAACATTGCAACAGTTGCTGCAGAGAAAACAAAGAAAGGAGAGTCTACTCAATTTTCCACTGAAGAATTGTTAAAAGCCATAGCTGAtcttttgaaaatattaattgatGATGATACTCTTCAG CTCTTTGGTTGGCCTGATGCCCCTATTGAAGATATTGTACAAGCTGTAATTAGACGATGTGGGCATGAACCATTAACATCAGAATGTAGATTACCTTTTGATGAAAGATTAAGGGAAAACATAAAGTGTTTATTTATGGTTGTTATAGAAGATAATATGGTAAAATCTCTTTTAACAAGAAAGACAATAGATGacgtaattgtacatatttTGAAACTTTCAAAGGAAGCAAATTTATAG
- the LOC126922321 gene encoding uncharacterized protein C14orf119 → MTTILTNEAKLRYVIEWFQEWSEMQRNDFLDILIEECGPVGLVHRLISKMENLGNDEDFEYDRPTLFRCRVKLFREWSYNWSRQEKDFLLLSIKSADAAFAQKYDEKLLTLIHDEHEKEYGRMET, encoded by the coding sequence ATGACTACCATACTCACAAATGAAGCAAAACTACGCTATGTAATAGAATGGTTTCAAGAATGGTCTGAAATGCAAAGAAATGACTTTCTGGATATACTTATCGAAGAATGTGGACCTGTGGGTCTTGTTCATAGATTGATATCTAAGATGGAAAATTTAGGAAATGACGAGGACTTTGAATATGACAGACCAACTCTGTTTCGATGTCGTGTAAAACTTTTTCGAGAATGGAGTTATAATTGGTCTCGGCAGGAAAAAGATTTTTTGCTTTTATCAATCAAAAGCGCTGATGCTGCATTTGCACAAAAATATGATGAAAAGCTATTAACATTAATACATGATGAACACGAAAAAGAATATGGCAGGATGGAAACATAA